A region of the Equus quagga isolate Etosha38 chromosome 11, UCLA_HA_Equagga_1.0, whole genome shotgun sequence genome:
CTGCATCATGGCCCCGGGGGCACAGTCAAGCCCAGGGCAAGGCAGGGGGTGGCCACAGACCAAAGTCAACCTTCATACAGAGGTTCCCATCCCCCATCCTGACTCCAGCCAAGGAGTGCCACCAGCAGTCAGAAATGGGGTAGCGGGACCTGGGGGGCCAGAGGAGATGGCAGGGGGCACCGGGCCCCATGGGCTCTTTCCCCTCTGGCTCCCAGCCAACCACAGGGCTCCCCTTCCTGGTTCTCATGCatgaggggagggaaagagaaagtagGAGGCCCTGACCCGGATGCTTGAAATTTTCAGATGCAAACTCTGGAGAAGAAACTGGAagtgggaaggaggggcaggagagggggaggggaaatcCGGACTCAGGGGCGTCCACGTGATGCTCAGCACCAGGACCTgtgagagtgtgagtgtgtgtgtgtgtgtgtgtgcgtgtgtatgtgagtagagagagagagacagcgagAGAGGGAAGGCACGCCATGGAGGGCGTCATGAACAGCCTGCAAGAGCAGGGTCCGGGGACAGTCCCCGGCTGACACTGCCCCGCCCCCTCCGGTCAGGACTCCCTGGGCGGGAACAGCCGCACGGTGATGATCGCCCACATCAGTCCAGCGAGCAGCGCCTTTGAGGAGTCCCGGAACACCCTGACCTACGCCGGCCGGGCCAAGAACATCAAGACCAGGGTGAGGGCCCTGTCTGTCCCCCCAGGGCATGCCTTCCTCGGCCAAGATTGGAGCCCCTGGACTGATTCCAGGCCCTGCCAtccctccccactctctctgGAACCAGCCACCATTGCACTGGCCTCTTTCCCCAGTCGACTGTCCCCCTGTGCCCTTCCCTGCACCTTCAGCCCCTGCTTGCCTGCCAGGAAGCCCACAGCTGCTGAGGGTCCCCTTCGTGTACAGTTCAGTGTCTGTGGTCCCCGGCCCCATCCCCCGCCATCTTCCTGTTTTCATCCTCAGATGCTCGTTCAGACGTTTACATTCTCAAAGCACCTAATCAAATGGTCAGAATAGAGGTGACCCTTGTTGGGCACCTACCCTGAGCCCTGTAACATGTCATCTCACTTGATCCCCACTTTGCGGTGGAGAAAAATGAGGCTGAAggaagttaagtgacttcccGGCTGGGCAGTGAGGGCGCTGAGCTTAGAACCGGGGCTGCCTGGTTTCCCAGTAAATGTGCTGGAATCCCTGCTCTCCAACAGGAAGTCTCTCTGCCTGTATGTGTGGAGGGGCGGGAATGGATAAGTGTAGACAGAACTTAAGGAACATTCTCCCAGCACGGCACTTTGCCAGCAGCTCTTCCAGGTCCTTTATGTTTTATTCCAACATTCAAGGAACTTAATGGGGAAGAAGACATGTCCATGAAACAGTTAACTGATAGTACAAAATGTTACTAATAGCAAGTAAATGATATCAACACTAGGTGGGCTGGTGGGCTCCCAGGGAGCTCTTTGGGGACTTCAGCAGGATGCTGAAGGATGGAGAGGACATTCCAGAAGTTGGGGTGCAGTAAGGGCAGAGGTTCCAAAGTCAGAAAGGAGATGGTGTCTGTAGCagggggggctggggggtggtggCGGTGGAGCAGGATGTTTCCTCGGCTAGAGCAGAATGTTCATGACAAAGCAGCGAGCCACAGAAAatccagagagagagatcagTGGACCTTCAACACTAGGTGAAGGAATTAGGATATTCCTCCAAGCCATAGGGAGCCACTGCTGGTTGAtgagcaggggcagcagcatTTTAGGAGTATGGATCTGGTGGAGGCATGTAGTGTGATAGGTTGTGGGGTTGGAGGCAAGGAGGGCATTACTGTCATCCAGAAAGGggttggaggagaaagaaaaagaccccGCAGGCAGGCCCCATCGCCTGGGGCGACAGTCCCCGCTCTGCCCCCATCCTGTGCACCCCGCAGGTGAAGCAGAACCTGCTCAACGTCTCCTACCACATCGCCCAGTACACCAGCATCATCGCCGACCTGAGGGGCGAGATCCAGCGGCTCAAGTGCAAGATCGATGAGCAgggggggcggggccaggcccGGGGCCGGCTGGAGCGGGGCGACATCCGCCACGTCCAAGGTGTGTGCGTGGGTCTGTGTGGTGGGAGCCTGTCTCCTGCAGCCCTTCCAGGCTGTCTCAGATTGCTCTGTGGTCAGGCGGTGCTGGGTTCAAGTCCCGACTCAGGCTCTTTCTGGCTGGGTAGCCTTGGGCTAGTCACTCAACTGCCCTGAGTCTTCTGtccctcagctgtaaaatggaatcGCAATCTCTGCTTCAGGGAGTTGACATGAAGATTGGGGGGATCACATAAGTGATAGACACTTGAGCTGTGTAGGGCATCACTGTCAGAGCTGCCATACAGGGCTGTGAAGCCATACCCGGATCACCGGAAGGACCACCAGTCTCTCATAGACCTGCATATTTGCTATGGATGGTTTTCCAACAGATGGCGGTAAAGTGTCTAAGGGGTACCTTTTGCTGGTTAACACAAAGGTGCTATAAGGGCTAGCGGAAGCCATTTCGTACAGAGGAGCTGGGAATCACCTTTGGGCCACAGCCTGAAGACTCAATGTGGAAGTGGGGTGTGGGAGGAGGAAGTAATCTAGGAGGTCTTTCTGGAGGAGGTGCTTGGATGGGAAGTGgtttgggaagaaagagaagggagagccCCACATGGATCCAGACTCTCCTGGCCTGACCCTTCCTCCTCCACTGACCTCCCCATTCCCCATCCGCTGGGCAGCCGAGGTCCAGCTGCACAGCGGGCCAGGTGAGCAGGCTGACATGGGACAGCTGCGGGAGCAACTCGTCAGCGCTTTCCAGGAGCAGATGGACGTGCGGAGACGCCTGCTGGAGCTGGAGAACCACGCCATGGAAGTCCAGATCGACACCTCCCGCCACCTGCTCACCATTGCCGGGTGAGCACCCCCTGCCCAGGACCCTCCAGGGCCCacacctgggcctgggcctgtAACTGCACACTGTGTCCTGTCCCCCGTGGCCTGAATCCCGTGtctccctgggggtggggctgcggCAGCTGGGAGCACGAGAAGTCACGCCGGGCCCTCAAATGGCGGGAGGAGCAGCGGAAGGAGTCCTACACCAAGGACGACAGTGAGAAGGACTCCGACATGGGCGATGACCAGCCAGACATCCTGGAGCCGCCCGAGGTGGCCTCAGCCCGGGAGAGCATCGCCGCCCTGGTGGGCGAGCAGAAGAAGATGCGGAAGCAGAAGGTGcccaggggttggggggcaggAAGAGTGGGTTTGGGAGGCCCGAGCCTTctggctggggctgagggcagggtggggaggcgTGAGACCTGGGAACTCAGGCCACCAATCTTGGGTGACCTTGCtaagttccttaacctctttgCACCTCCcttactcatttgtaaaatgggagtagtgcagcccttgtgtgtgtgtgcggggtggggggggggggggatgggggtgTTAGGAAGATCAAATAAATGCTTTTCACATACTAAGGACTCAAAAAATGGTAGCCAATATTATAACTAGGGCTTTCCAGATAACAGATCTTTGCCTTCTGTTTGGGAGCATACCCAAACCAGGGGGCTTCAGGGTACCGTGAGCCCCGAGGGCATCAGATGGGCTGGGCTTGAGCAGATATCCACGGAGCTGGTTCCAGGGGTAGATTGTGGTCGGGGAGGCAAGATTGTGGGTACAGAGGGGCCACGTAGGAGCAGCCCCTGATTGCAAGGTCCAAGATACACCTTCGAGGGTTGGACTGGGAATGGAGCTTCAGTCCGGAGCCTGGAGTCCGGGACTGGAGGGGGCGAGGACAGGCTGGGCGGCGGAGCGGCCCCTCGCCTGCTGCCTGGCGCTTACCCGGTGCCGCCCCCAGCTGGCCCTGGAGCAGCGCTGCCGCGAGCTGCGCACGCGGGGCCGGCGCCTGGAGGAGACGCTGCCGCGGCGCATCGGCTCCGAGGAGCAGCGCGAGGTGCTGAGCCTGCTGTGCCGCGTGCATGAGCTGGAGGTGGAGAACACCGAGATGCAGTCGCACGCGCTGCTCCGGGATGGCGCGCTCCGCCACCGCCGCGAGGCCGTGCGCCGTCTGGAGCAGCACCGCAGCCTCTGCGACGAGATCATCCAGGGCCAACGGCAGATCATTGACGGTAGGGCCCGCGCCTCCAGCGCCGGAGCCACCCAGGGGCCCTATGGACCAGCGGAGGGTCCGAGGGCACGCGCtgagccctgcccctcccccagcagactACAACCTGGCGGTCCCTCAGCACCTGGAGGAGCTCTACGAAGTGTACCTgcgggagctggaggagggcagCCTGGAGCGGGCCACCATCATGGACCGGGTGGCCTCTAGGGCCTTGCAGGTGGGAGCCTGAGCATGCCTGGGCAGGGACAGGTGCACTTGTGCTGAGGGAGGGGCTGATGCCCAAGGCAATGCCTGCCAGATGGCTGGGATGGAGATGGGACCCAGCTGGCTGGCATCCCGAAGAGTTGACTCCCTTTCCTTCTTACCCCACCCAAAGTCTTGCCAAGCCTGAGTAAGGTCTCCATCCCAGGGCGTTCTTCTCTGGCACTTGTCTCCACCCAGAGTCTGAGCATCAGGTTTGGCTATCAGATATCACAAATGGCCCCAGATGCCCTCCCAGGAGACCAGGCCATCAGGCGGTGCCACTGGAGATGCTTAGCAGACCACAGTTTACCCCTTGCGACCTGGAACACAAATGCACGGCCCTCCCTGGACTCCCAGCCTGCCTTACAGCTCTGGTCACCCTGTGTGCCTTTGTCACTCTGTGCTGTTACCTGGGCCAGGACCAAGTCTTCTGACTGACCCCCTGAtgccccacttcccctccccaggACAGCTCCTTGCCCAAAATTACCCCAGCAGGGACCACACTGACCCCGGAGTCTGACCCAGAGAGCGTGAAGACGCAGAGCTCTGAGGCCCAGCGCCTGCAGAACAGCATCTTCCCTCCGCTCAGCCCAGAAAGGTGAGACCAGGAGCCACTTCCAGCCAGTCCCGCTGCCTGAGCCCCAGACGCCGCACCATGTCCCAGCGATGCCAACCCAGATTAGGGCTAACTGGGGCAGATGGAGCAGGAACGAAAGGGAGGAGGTGGCACAGGTCTGGAGCCAGGACTCCTGGGTTCTCTTTCCCTTCACACAAACAGCtgtcccctggggtgggggtgggacctCAGTGGGGCCAACCTGGTCAACAaccacccatcctcctctgccAACCTCAGTGAAGCCAACCGCGTGTTCAAGGCCAGTCCCCGGGCCTGGCAGGTGAAGAGCTCCTCTGtgcccaccccgccccccatCCAGATGGGCAGCCTGGTGACCCAGGAGGTGAGCTCTGAGCACCCACGGGCCCCATGGGCTCcactggtgggggtgggagcacAGGTGGACACCCAATGGTTGGGATGGAGCCTTTCCAAAACGGCCACCACCCCTGATGCCCCACCGTCTCTGCCGAGTGGGGCATGGGGTCCCTGCTGCGTTCAATGCCTTTCTCTTCCCAACCACCTCGTCCCACAGGCCCCCACTCAGGACAGCCTGGTCAGCCTGAGCAGCCGGATCAACTCTTCCCCCAACAGCAGCGAGAATCTGTCAGAGATCCCCTTGTCCCACAAAGGTGTGCCCCCTTCCTGCCCCGTGGCCTGAGCCCGGCATTGTCTAAACTGCTCAGATCACCCAGCCCAAAGCCCGTTCCTGCCCTCTGCGCTGCTGAACACCCATGCATGGTGCTACCCATTCTAGAAAGGGAGGCACCAACGCCCAGAGAGGATTAACCACCTGCTCGAGGACACACAGAGAGCTGGGGCACAGTCAGGAATCAGAATGAACACATGGCACTTAGGATCATGTCCCCCCTTCCCACTCAGTAACACTTGTAATAGCAGATGGAGACCGAATCCCAGGCCCCTGGCCATAGGCTAAGCCCGTTCTCTCAGTTATCCTCATGGTAACCCTGTGGGGTTAGTTTTACCGCCCCCAGTTTACACATGAAATAAGGCTCAGAAACTCGCCCCGAGTTTCTTAAATAGCAAGCAAGCAGGTGGGGATGCTGGGATCAAAACCTGGGCGTTCTGGCCCCTTCTCATTTCTGCCTTGGCAGAGGGGTAGTGGACATGCAGGAAGGGGAGGAATATGTGACGTTGACCCCGGGTTGGATGCTCCCCCTGTCCCGctgcagaaaggaaggagatcCTGACCAGCACCAAGTGCATCTCAGTGAAGGCCGCCCGGCGGCGCTCGCGGGCCCTGGGCACTGAGGGGCGCCACCTGCTGGCTCCCGCGATGGAGCGCAGCAGCCTGTCCTTGCACTCGCTGAGCGAGGCTGATGATTCTCGGCCCTCTGGCCCGCTGGCCTGCAAGCGGCCGCCCAGCCCCACGCTGCAGCACGCTGCCAGCGAGGACAACCTGTCTAGCAGCACGGGCGAGGCCCCATCTCAGGCAGCCAAGCATCGTGGCAAcggccctgggccctggctgcATGGCCAGAAGAAAAGCCTGGGCAAGAAACGGGAGGAGTCGCTGGAGGCGAAGAGAAGGAAGCGGAGGTCCCGGTCCtttgaggtcacagggcaaggggtgaggccaggggcagggggtaGGGTGTCTGAGCGCCTTTGTTGTGGGTGGGGGCCTGAGGGCTGGATTCCTCCAGAGGTACCTGCACCAGCCCTGCACCACCCTCCATGCCTCTGTGCCCCAGGCTGGCATCATAGCCGGGGGAGATCCCTGTATAAGATCCTCATGCTCCCGCCTCACCTCACTGTTTCCGACCAACACAGCTCTCCCGCCCCAAGACTCACCTCCTGGGGCCCCGTCCCGTGGAGGGCATCTCGGGCCACAGGGTGCCAGTGTGCGAGCACCCAGCCCCTGGTATTCGGCATCTAGGAAAGGTCACACTGCCTTTGGCCAAGGTCAAACTCCCTCCGAGCCAGAATACGGGTCAGTACCAGCAAGGGAGGCAATGGGGCAATGGGGAAGGGGAGGCCTTGGCCAGCCCAGGGAGGAGGCATGTGGAGCTCCCTGCCCCTATAGCTGCCCCTTGCTGGAAACGGGGTTCTCGAAGAATACTTGTGGGACTGGCATCTTGAAGTTGTGCTGTTAAGGAGTTCAAGGCCACTGGGTGATcagagaggggacaggaaggTATTCCTAAACCTTTGCTTCTGGCCCTTCCCCTGTTGCAGGCCCTGGGGACTCCTCACCCCTTGCTGTTCCCTCCAACCCAGCTGGTGTTTCCCGGCGGGCTACCCATGGGCCCCGCCTACCCCACGGCACAAGTACCCATGGGAAAGATGGACTCCCCCGGCGTAACTGAGGGGCCTGCCTGGAACTGGCCCTCCTGCTCCCAGGACTGAATGAGCTCTAACAGGAAGTGGGAGATAGAGGCTGGGCAGATGGCGGTGACCTGGGAGCGGGAGCTCAGGTCCTCAGAAGGGCAGGGCTCCTGAACCCCAGGAATTGTGAGGGTGCCTGCCCCACCCTTCCAAGCTTGCAGTGCCACGCGGCGAGGGAGGTGAGCCAGGAGGCACAGCCAGGATGACAGGGCTCCCTGGCCTCCCAGCCCTGGACAGACTCTGTTGCCAAAACCCTGCACGGACCTGCGGCCAGGCTCCGTCTCGGGATGGGGGCAGTTGTTGGCTGGAGAGGGCTCCTGGGCCCACACCTGGGGCATGGGCATCCCGGAGGGTTGGGGAAGGGGCCAACGGCACTTCCCATACTAtggttggggtggggaagggaatcTGGTTTTGTTACTTAGTAGtggctttttctcctcctttttaacAATAAAATCCCATTTGGGTCTTGACAGCTGTGTTGGAAACTAGACTTTGTCTGGAATATGGGGGGGGGGCTGTGAAGATTCAACCCAACTCCCCCCCTACACACACTGGTTGCACAGCACGAACCCACACACCCCGGCAGGAAGGGGTTTTTCTCTAGACCCTGAGCCCCCGCCCCCAGGAACGGTGGGTGGGGCTGGCAAGGTCCATTCATGCCCCATCACGCTGCCCACgaccccgccccccccaccacccacagCAGAGGTCAGAGACTCGGGGTGGCCCAGAGGGCAGAAAGCCTCACTACCCAAATGAGGTGGTTACCTCTTGGAAGTTGGCGCTCAGAAACTGCCCAGCTAAGAGCTAAGCCCCTCGGCTTCAAAGTGAGGAACCCCCTGGTACTGGATTCCAGGGGCTTCCCAGGCTGGGGGGTAGCGCTGACCACTGGGTACTCTTCCCTGCCCTGTTCTGCGTCGGGGTCGGGGTCCTCGCAGAAAACCTAATGAAAGACGGGGAACCCCTAGACCTGTGGAACCGTCCTTGGGCTGGTCTTCCTTAGGTGGTTCAGTCATCCCCCGGTCTCTGCGAGCATCGCTTTATTCAACCAAGAGCGTTGCCTTCAAATCAGCCGCGAAATCGCGTCCTGAAAGCAGACATCTGGTCTAGCGCCCCTCGCCTGGACTCCACCCAACTCCGACGTCGCCAGTGCCTGGCCAACCTGGAGGCCAGTGTAGGCACCTCTACTCCACGGGCTCCTCCCAGGCCATCTATGCCACACCTTTATTCCCCAGCCCGGAGGCGTCCGAgctcccccccgccccgccccggcccccgtCGTCTACTTGGGGGTCCGGATGAGGGTGTGGTAGACGGGCTTGACGATGAGGTGGAGGTGCAGGGCGTTCTCCACCAGGTACTCGGAGTTGCGCCGCTGCAGGTCTGCGTGCGCCAGGAAGTCGCCCGCCTCC
Encoded here:
- the KIF19 gene encoding kinesin-like protein KIF19 isoform X1; amino-acid sequence: MKDGGDSKDQQLMVALRVRPISVAELEEGATLIAHKVDEQMVVLMDPMEDPDDILRAHRSREKSYLFDVAFDFTATQEMVYQATTKSLIEGVISGYNATVFAYGPTGCGKTYTMLGTDHEPGIYVRTLNDLFHAIEETSNDMEYEVSMSYLEIYNEMIRDLLNPALGYLELREDSKGVVQVAGITEVSTINAKEVMQLLMKGNRQRTQEPTAANQTSSRSHAVLQVAVRQRSRVPNVLQEVRQGRLFMIDLAGSERAAQTQNRGQRMKEGAHINRSLLALGNCINALSDKSGNKYINYRDSKLTRLLKDSLGGNSRTVMIAHISPASSAFEESRNTLTYAGRAKNIKTRVKQNLLNVSYHIAQYTSIIADLRGEIQRLKCKIDEQGGRGQARGRLERGDIRHVQAEVQLHSGPGEQADMGQLREQLVSAFQEQMDVRRRLLELENHAMEVQIDTSRHLLTIAGWEHEKSRRALKWREEQRKESYTKDDSEKDSDMGDDQPDILEPPEVASARESIAALVGEQKKMRKQKLALEQRCRELRTRGRRLEETLPRRIGSEEQREVLSLLCRVHELEVENTEMQSHALLRDGALRHRREAVRRLEQHRSLCDEIIQGQRQIIDADYNLAVPQHLEELYEVYLRELEEGSLERATIMDRVASRALQDSSLPKITPAGTTLTPESDPESVKTQSSEAQRLQNSIFPPLSPESEANRVFKASPRAWQVKSSSVPTPPPIQMGSLVTQEAPTQDSLVSLSSRINSSPNSSENLSEIPLSHKERKEILTSTKCISVKAARRRSRALGTEGRHLLAPAMERSSLSLHSLSEADDSRPSGPLACKRPPSPTLQHAASEDNLSSSTGEAPSQAAKHRGNGPGPWLHGQKKSLGKKREESLEAKRRKRRSRSFEVTGQGLSRPKTHLLGPRPVEGISGHRVPVCEHPAPGIRHLGKVTLPLAKVKLPPSQNTGPGDSSPLAVPSNPAGVSRRATHGPRLPHGTSTHGKDGLPRRN
- the KIF19 gene encoding kinesin-like protein KIF19 isoform X2; the encoded protein is MKDGGDSKDQQLMVALRVRPISVAELEEGATLIAHKVDEQMVVLMDPMEDPDDILRAHRSREKSYLFDVAFDFTATQEMVYQATTKSLIEGVISGYNATVFAYGPTGCGKTYTMLGTDHEPGIYVRTLNDLFHAIEETSNDMEYEVSMSYLEIYNEMIRDLLNPALGYLELREDSKGVVQVAGITEVSTINAKEVMQLLMKGNRQRTQEPTAANQTSSRSHAVLQVAVRQRSRVPNVLQEVRQGRLFMIDLAGSERAAQTQNRGQRMKEGAHINRSLLALGNCINALSDKSGNKYINYRDSKLTRLLKDSLGGNSRTVMIAHISPASSAFEESRNTLTYAGRAKNIKTRVKQNLLNVSYHIAQYTSIIADLRGEIQRLKCKIDEQGGRGQARGRLERGDIRHVQAEVQLHSGPGEQADMGQLREQLVSAFQEQMDVRRRLLELENHAMEVQIDTSRHLLTIAGWEHEKSRRALKWREEQRKESYTKDDSEKDSDMGDDQPDILEPPEVASARESIAALVGEQKKMRKQKLALEQRCRELRTRGRRLEETLPRRIGSEEQREVLSLLCRVHELEVENTEMQSHALLRDGALRHRREAVRRLEQHRSLCDEIIQGQRQIIDDYNLAVPQHLEELYEVYLRELEEGSLERATIMDRVASRALQDSSLPKITPAGTTLTPESDPESVKTQSSEAQRLQNSIFPPLSPESEANRVFKASPRAWQVKSSSVPTPPPIQMGSLVTQEAPTQDSLVSLSSRINSSPNSSENLSEIPLSHKERKEILTSTKCISVKAARRRSRALGTEGRHLLAPAMERSSLSLHSLSEADDSRPSGPLACKRPPSPTLQHAASEDNLSSSTGEAPSQAAKHRGNGPGPWLHGQKKSLGKKREESLEAKRRKRRSRSFEVTGQGLSRPKTHLLGPRPVEGISGHRVPVCEHPAPGIRHLGKVTLPLAKVKLPPSQNTGPGDSSPLAVPSNPAGVSRRATHGPRLPHGTSTHGKDGLPRRN